In a genomic window of Roseofilum casamattae BLCC-M143:
- a CDS encoding class I SAM-dependent DNA methyltransferase encodes MKKEERVQWVYNSRNNQELAQRYDQWAKEYEEDLIECFGRLNREPIVDLTLKYVSKNALILDAGAGTGTMGQWLQEEGYQNLVGIDLSEGMLAEAKKKNVYTKLCQMVLGESLDFATATFHAVTLCGVFTYGHAPSSSFDELIRVTKPEGYIIFTLRPDFYKSSDFQDQMAALEAQGKWQLTELGDRYQAEPKGQPDMYLQTWVYQVIN; translated from the coding sequence ATGAAAAAAGAAGAACGAGTGCAATGGGTTTATAATTCCCGGAATAATCAAGAATTAGCTCAACGCTATGACCAATGGGCAAAGGAATACGAAGAAGATTTAATAGAATGTTTTGGTCGTCTAAACCGCGAACCCATAGTCGATCTAACTCTTAAGTATGTTTCCAAAAATGCCTTGATTTTAGATGCTGGTGCAGGCACAGGTACAATGGGTCAATGGCTGCAGGAAGAAGGCTATCAAAACCTAGTGGGAATTGACCTTTCTGAAGGGATGCTAGCTGAAGCCAAAAAGAAGAATGTATATACTAAATTATGCCAAATGGTTTTAGGCGAATCCTTGGACTTTGCCACTGCTACATTTCATGCCGTTACTCTTTGTGGTGTATTTACCTATGGACATGCTCCCAGCAGTTCTTTTGATGAGTTGATTCGTGTTACTAAACCAGAGGGATACATTATTTTTACCCTACGCCCCGATTTCTACAAAAGCAGCGATTTTCAAGACCAAATGGCCGCTTTAGAAGCACAAGGAAAGTGGCAATTAACAGAGCTTGGAGATAGATATCAAGCCGAACCTAAAGGACAACCAGATATGTATTTGCAAACTTGGGTGTATCAAGTAATTAATTAA
- the egtB gene encoding ergothioneine biosynthesis protein EgtB — translation MLITIPDAQPSLSLSAYYQQVRQLSEQICQPLEIEDYVVQSMSDASPLKWHLAHTAWFFETFILVPHCQGYSVFHPKYDYILNSYYESLGERVAAAERGTLSRPTVAEIYRYRAYVDEAMQSFIADNLGNPELESLIILGLHHEQQHQEFLLTNIKHIFGNNPLRPVYKADLPTPNAASVCKPLDWLDYPAQLYEIGHDGEGFAFDNEQPRHRVYLQDYQLASRLVTNGEYLEFIQAGGYNNPDYWLSEGWQTTRSKQWKSPLYWEEIDGDWWLMTLGGMRRLNENEPVCHVSFYEADAYARWAGKRLPTEAEWEVATTNIPVAGNLLESGMLHPAPALGNTQPEQLFGDVWEWTNSTHQPYPGYRLEAGIVGEYNGKLMCNRLVLRGGSCVTALSHIRPTYRNFYPPSARWQFTGIRLAATH, via the coding sequence ATGTTAATCACAATTCCTGACGCTCAACCCTCACTATCTTTGTCAGCATACTATCAACAAGTTCGCCAACTCAGCGAACAAATCTGTCAACCTCTAGAAATTGAAGACTATGTAGTTCAAAGTATGTCCGATGCCAGTCCCTTGAAGTGGCATCTTGCCCATACCGCTTGGTTTTTTGAAACGTTTATTTTAGTTCCCCACTGCCAAGGCTACAGCGTTTTTCATCCCAAATACGACTACATTTTAAATTCATACTACGAGTCATTAGGGGAACGAGTTGCTGCTGCCGAACGAGGAACTTTATCTCGCCCTACTGTAGCAGAAATTTATCGCTATCGTGCCTATGTGGATGAAGCGATGCAGTCATTCATAGCAGACAATCTCGGAAACCCAGAATTAGAATCCTTGATTATTCTCGGACTCCACCACGAACAGCAACATCAAGAGTTTCTATTAACCAACATTAAGCATATCTTTGGCAATAATCCCCTACGTCCCGTCTACAAAGCAGATTTACCGACACCCAATGCTGCATCTGTATGCAAACCGCTTGATTGGTTAGACTATCCAGCACAATTATATGAAATCGGTCACGATGGCGAAGGATTTGCCTTTGATAACGAACAACCTCGCCATCGAGTTTATTTGCAAGACTATCAACTTGCTTCTCGATTAGTAACCAATGGAGAATACCTAGAATTTATCCAAGCTGGGGGTTACAATAACCCCGATTATTGGCTCTCAGAAGGTTGGCAAACGACTCGTTCCAAACAGTGGAAATCTCCTTTATATTGGGAAGAAATTGATGGCGATTGGTGGCTGATGACTCTCGGGGGAATGCGTCGCTTAAATGAAAACGAACCGGTCTGTCATGTCAGTTTTTATGAAGCAGATGCCTATGCTCGTTGGGCAGGTAAACGTTTACCCACTGAAGCGGAGTGGGAAGTAGCCACTACTAATATTCCAGTAGCAGGGAACTTATTAGAAAGTGGAATGTTGCATCCGGCTCCAGCCCTAGGAAATACTCAACCCGAGCAACTATTCGGGGATGTGTGGGAATGGACAAATAGCACTCATCAACCTTATCCTGGCTATCGTCTGGAAGCCGGAATTGTGGGTGAATATAATGGTAAATTAATGTGTAATCGACTGGTGTTACGGGGAGGTTCATGCGTAACCGCCTTGTCCCATATTCGTCCAACTTACCGTAATTTTTACCCCCCTTCTGCTCGGTGGCAGTTCACTGGAATTCGTTTAGCGGCTACCCATTGA